The Longimicrobium sp. region AGGGTGTCGCCGGCGACGAAGGCCCATTCCAGGTTGCGCATCTCCTCGTCCGCGCGGGCGGTGAAGCCCACCGGTTCGCCGGGATCGGTCTCGGTGCGGTCTGCGCGGACGGAAAGCGGGTTGATCTCTTCGACCGTAAGGGTCTGCGTGCCGGTGAGGCGGTAGCGTCCCGCGCGGCCGGGCTCGTGCGTGCACGACCAGCAATCGCCGAACTCCCAAAGCCCGGCACGGCCCGCGAGCACGCTCGTTCCCGCGCTGACCCACATGATGTCCTCCGCACCGTCGCCGCCGGATGCGCGGGGACGCCACAGGAAATAGGCGTTGTTCATCGCCACCTGTACCTCCAGCCCGTCGTTCACCCCGAGCGGGCCCGCGGAGGCGCCGTCGTACGGGGGCGGGCACTCGGACGGCGGGCCGGGGTTGCAGAAGCGGCGCACCCACTCGGGATCGGCGTCTATCCGCACGCTGCCGCTCACCCGCACGCGCACCCACATGTCGCGCGGGATCACGATGCCTGTGGGCGCCAGGCGGACCTCGCCGAACTCCTGCAGCGTGCTCCCCGGCACGGAGATCGTGTGCGTGGCCGAAAACGACGCGGACGCGGCAGCCATGGGCCGTCCACCAGAGAGCGGAGCGGATCCCGTGGGGGCGGTCGGCTGGTCCACGCACGCCGTGATCAACAGGATGGACGCGAGCGCGAATCTTCGGAATAGAGGGTGGCGCGGCATCAAGGTGCTGGCTGGCGGTGGGGAGAAGACGTCAGGGGAAAGACGAAGCCCCGTGCTCCGGGGCGGGTGCCGGGAGGGCACACGGGTCCGAAGCGACGGGGCGCGATAGGGGCGGCGTCTGGCGGGCTTCGGCGGCTGGGCCGTCTCCACGCGGGAGACCCCTGGCTTTGCGGACCGGCCTCACGACCGGGGTGCTCTTGTCGGCTGCGGAAAGGTTACGCTCCCGTGCGTTTCAAGTCAATGTTTCCGTGCCAGCCTTCCGACGCGCCCTCGCGTGCCCCGCGCCCCCTGCCCCGGCGCTGGCGCGAGTCCTGCGTTGCCGCGCGGGTTGCGCGCCGGGCGCCGTCCCCATGCGGCAAACGGATCTCCGGCGCACGAGGAACACCCCAACCATAGCCATGGCAGAGACGTCAGACCCGGACGACCTGAAGGCGCGGGTCGAGCAGATTGGCAGGGACGCGGGCGCCGAGCGGGTGGCGTGCTGCATGTTCGACTACCACACCCGCGGCTGGTGGGACTACCAGGGCGACGAGTGGTTCCACGCGGCCAGCACCATCAAGGTGCCGATCCTGGTGGGGGTGTTCGGCGCCATCCACCGCGGCCGGCTCGCGCGCGAAAGCCGGGTGCACGTGCGGAACCGCTTCCTGAGCGTGGCCAACCGCCAGCCCTTTCGCGTGGAGGCCGCGCGCGACGCCAACGCCGTCGTCCCCCAGCACCTAGGGCGCACGCTCAAGGTGGACGAGCTGTGCTTCCACATGATCGTCACCAGCAGCAACCTCGCCACCAACCTGCTGGTGGACCTGGTGGGGCTGGACGACCTGCGCGCCTCGGTCAAGGAGCTGGAGATCGACGGGGTGCAGCTGGAACGCGGCGTGGAGGACAACGACGCCTTCGACGCCGGGATCAGCAACCGGGTGACCGCGCGCGGAATGGTGAAGACGCTGCGCCACATCGAGGAGGGGACCGCCTTCTCGGTGGAGGCCTCCGCGCGGATGCTGGAGATCATGCACGAGCAGGAGTTCCGCAGCGGGATTCCCGCGGGAGTGCCGGACGGGGCCAAGGTGGCCAACAAGACGGGGGAGATCTCCACGGTGGCGCACGACGCGGCCATCGTCTACCTCCCCGGCCGCAAGCCGTACGCGATCACCGTGCTTACCGAGTGGGAGCCGGGCTCCAGCGGGCGGCACGACACCATCGCCCGCATCTCGCGCGCCGTGTACAACCACCTGACCGCCGCGGGGAAGAAGAATGCCTGACGCGACGGTGCTCAAGATGGTGGACGGGACGACGCTGGGCGCGGAGTACCGCGCCGTGCTGCGCCCCGGCGAGCTGATGCGCGACCGGTCGCGGCGCGTGCGGCGGCTGCCGCGCTTCTTCTACGAGATCCCATCGTGGGACGTGGCGCTGGACACGCAGCTCGCGCCGCACTTCCAGCTCTGGGAGTTCATCAACGTGGACGTGCGGGAGACGGAGCTGCTGCGCGCTTCGTGGCCCCGCTACATTCCGTGCGCCGTGTCGCTTCTGGCCGCGTACCTGGAGCTCTTCCGCCAGGAGGTGGGGACGTACGTGCACGTGGCGGCCAACGGCGGGTACCGATCGCCGGCGCACCGCTTTTCCGGCCACGCGTCGCCGCACCTGTGGGGGACGGCGGCCAACATCTACCGCATCGGCGACGACTGGCTGGACGACGACAAGACGATCACCCGCTACGGGAAGATCGCGGAAAAGGTGCTCCCGGGGATACGCGCCCTGCCGTGGGGGCACGGGGTTGGCGAGACGGACGACCAGCTGCACCTGGACCTGGGCTACACGGTGGTGGTTCCCTCGGACGCGCCGGGGGAGGAGGAAGCCGGGCCGGTGCCCGGCCATGACGCGGAAATTGCCGAGGTTGGGGCGCGATGACGACTGACAACAAGAAAGGCGCCGGGACGTCGGCCAAGGGCGCTGCCGGTACGGACCGCCTGGAGCTTGCCGCGATCGGGATGGAGGCGGAGTTCTCGGTGCTGGTGGACGGCGAGCAGGTGCGCCCGGAAGACGTGTTCGGCGACCCGCGGGCCTTCGTGCGCGGCAACCTGATGCACCGCGTCGGCACCTCGTACCACCTCCCCACCGGAGGCGCGGTGTACTTCGACACGGGAGTCATCGAGGTAGCGACCCCGGTCATCGAGATCGAGCGCGGGTGCGCGGCGCGCGCCGGGCGGTCGCTGTGGGAGAGCATCCTCTACCTGCGCGGCGAGCTGGACGCGTGGGAGCGGCGCGAGCAGCGCGAGGTGAAGCTGGTGGGGTTCAGCACGCACTACAACGTCTCGTTCGAGCTGCCGCGCGCCGAGCAGGGGCGTAGCCGCACGGTGCACAAGCTGGCGCTCCTCCTGTCGTACATCCTCCCCGCGCCCGTGATGATGCTGGCCGCCAACCGCCGCTCCACGGGCGTGGGCGTGCGCCCGCGCGGCGACCGCATCGAGATCACGGCCGACTTCACCCCCAGCGCGTCGCTGATGATCGCCACGGGGACGCTGATCGCCGGCATCGTGCGCGAGGTGATGACCTGGCCGTCGTTCGAGCTGGACATGCTGGAGCGGATGAGCCTTCCCGTGATCAGCGGCTACCGTCCCATGCCGCACACCTCGCGGAAGGGGTGGCTGGCGCGCTACGACACCTTCCCGATGAACCCCTTCCAGGCGGACGTGGACGCGCCCATCTGGAGCTCGCGCGACGGGCGGAAGCTGAGCCTGCGCGCGATCGCGGGGCTCACGGTAAAGCACTTCTGGCATCCGATCCGGCGGATCTCGGACCCGTTCACCTTCCGCCTGATCGGCTCGGTGATGCGGGGCCGCGCGCCTTCGCTGCTGGACCTGGACGACAGGCCGGAGGAGTACGGCGACGTGGGGCGCCTGTGCACCTGGGACAACCTGTTCCCCGAGCGCGAGCTGTCGCGGAGCCGCTACGAGCAGGTGCTGATCAAGGCGATCTCCGGCCAGAAGCTGACCATGCACGGCCGCCACTACACGCCCACGGGGATGCGCGGCTGGAGCGCCGTCGTCTTCCGCGGCGACGGCGACCACCGCCGCCACGTGTTCGGGATCGACTACCTCCTGAACCACCTGCGCGACTGGGAGCGGCCCGCCACGCGCGGGGGGTGAGGGGGGGTTGGGCGCCATCGCCGGCGCCGCAACGGCACCGGGGGATAAATCCCCCGGCTGGAACCACGCGAAGACCGCTGAAGCGGTCTGGGTAGCAGAGCAACGCGCGCAGATCTATGCAAAGCCACCCCCTCCTCAGGCAGTTTTGGGGGAGGGGGATGCGTCGCGGAGCGACGCTGGGGGTGGGGCCACCACGCAGCCGCCCCCTCTCCATGCATCTGGAGAAGGGGCGGCTGATGTCGTCGTGCAAGGGCGGGGGCGCGTGCCCCCGCCTTTACGTCGAGACTAGCGGTTCATGCTGGTCAGGATGCGGTTGGCGGCCGCGGTCAGCTCGGCGCCGGTCGAGGCCGGGAGCTGGCCGCTGCGCACCGTCGCGTCCACGTGGTTCAGGAAGGCGCGCATCTGGCCGTTGGCGGCGGCCAGGTTGCCGCGATCCAGCGAAGCCTGCGCGTTCCGCAGCGGTGCGGAGAACGAGGCCGCCTGGTCAAGGCCGGCTACCGCGCTGAGAAGCGTGGCGGAGATCGCCTGCTGCGCCGTCAGCACCGTAACCGTCGCCGTGCCGTTGCCCGAGCCGCCGTCGTTGTCCTGCACCGTCACGCTGACCGTGTGGGTGCCGGCGGCCGTGTAGGTGTGGCTCAGCGAGAAGCTCTGGCCGTTCAGCGCCAGCGGGTTCAGCCCGCTGCCGTCGCCGTAGTTCACGGTGGCCGACCACTGGTCGGGGTCCGCGTCGGCAAAGGAGCCGGCGGCGGCGTAGCTCTCACCCGGCAGGAGCGTCGCGCCGGAGAATGACGAGATGGCGGGGGCGATGTTCGCGATCACCACCGTGCTCGTGGTGGTGCTCGAGAGGTTCGCGGCGTCGACCACCGTCAGCGACACGCTGTAGCTGCCGGCGCGCATGTAGGTGTGGCTCGCCTGCGCCGTGGTGGCGGTGTTCGAAGCCGAGGCCGCGTCGCCGAAGTTCCACGCGTAGCTCTTGATCGCCTTGCCGTTCGGGTCGAACGACGCGGTGCCGTCGAACGCCATCGCGACGCCCTTGTTGCCCGTCGAAGCGTTCACCGGCTTCGCCACCGGCGCGGCGTTCGGGTTCTGCCCCGTGATGGCGCGGTAGGCGTTGATGCGGCCGGCGCCCGTCCGGTTGTCCCAGCCCGGAGCCTCGATGTCGTCGGCGGTCTCCTTCAGGCGCTGGCGGATGGCGTTCGCGTCGCGGGTGCCCGTCGCCCACAGCAGCGCGGCGAGGCCGGCGACCTGCGGGGTGGCCATCGACGTGCCGGCCTTGAATCCGAACGAACCATCGCCGGAGTTGCTCGCGGCCAGGATCAAGCTGTTCCCCGTGTTCAGCGGATTGCCGTCGCCGCCTGGCGCCGAGATCTCGATCTGCGGGCCGTAGTTGGAGTAGCTCGCCTTGGTGTCGCCCCAGTTGGTGGCGCCCACCGCCATGCACTCGTCGAAGCGGGCCGGGTAGCCCACGCCGCCCGTGTAGCCGTTGCCCGCCTTGGCGTCGTCGTTGCCCGTGGCGCACACCGGAAGCACGTTCTTGCTGGCGGCGTAGCGCAGGGCGGCGAGCTGCGCGGCGGAGCCGGAGCCGTCCGGGTTACCGCCGAAGCTGCCCAGGCTCATGTTGATGACGTTGGCGCCGTTGTCGGCCATCCACACGATGCCGTCCGCCGTCGCCGAGCTGGGGCAGGTACCCGCGGAGTTGCACACCTTGCCCACGAGGAGCTTGATGTTCTTGCCGTACGCCACGCCCGGTACCGCCGAGGTGCCGATGCCGGCGGCGATCCCGGCCACGTGCGTGCCGTGGCTGTGGTCGTCGTTGTAGTTCGTGACAGCCACGCCGTCGTTCAGGAACCGGCGCCCGCCCAGGATCTTGCCCGCGAACTGCGAGTGCGTGGCGCGGATGCCCGTATCCAGCACGCCGATGACCGCGGAGCCGGCGAAGCTGTTGCCGCCCAGGTAGTCGAAGGTCTCCGCCCAGTCCATGTCCGCGTCCGCCTTGGTGCTCGCCTGCGTCAGCACCGTGCCGGTGTTGTGCAGGTCCCACTTGTAGCCGAAGAACTGCCCGTCCGGCAGCGTGCAGGAGGTCGAAACCTCGCACGGCCCGATGCGCATGATCCGGTCGGTCTCGGCGAACTCCACGTTCGGGTTCCTCGAGAGCTGGGCGGCGATCTCCGCCTCCTGCCCCACCGGCACTTCCATGATCTCGGTGCGCTCCAGCAGCATGTCCGCCTTCTTGTGCGCGCGGTGCTGCTCCGCGATCTCCGAGCGGGCCGCGCCCGGACGGAAGCGGACGATGATCTGCCCCGGCACGATGTCGTGCGCGTCGGCGGCGGTCTCGTTGAGCTTGATCCCGCCCGGCGCGAGCGCGTCACGCGCCGAGTCCACGGGGTTCAGATCGGAACAGGCACCCAGACCGAAAAGACCGGCAAGGAGGAAAGGCGCAGCACGCTTCATGGGATCTCTCGAAAACAGGGGGGGATTCAGCCGGCGGGTACCGGCGACTTCGGGTAGGATGCTCAGCGCGCTATCTGCTACTGAACAAGGCTCAGTTTAACGGAGGGGAGCCGGTTCGTCAAGAGCCGGATGTTTACGTAAAACGTTGCTGATAAATACCTTGCGCGCCCCGCCACGGTTTGGCCCGATGAAGGCGTGCGCGGGAAGCGCGGCGGGGCTCC contains the following coding sequences:
- a CDS encoding serine hydrolase, with the protein product MAETSDPDDLKARVEQIGRDAGAERVACCMFDYHTRGWWDYQGDEWFHAASTIKVPILVGVFGAIHRGRLARESRVHVRNRFLSVANRQPFRVEAARDANAVVPQHLGRTLKVDELCFHMIVTSSNLATNLLVDLVGLDDLRASVKELEIDGVQLERGVEDNDAFDAGISNRVTARGMVKTLRHIEEGTAFSVEASARMLEIMHEQEFRSGIPAGVPDGAKVANKTGEISTVAHDAAIVYLPGRKPYAITVLTEWEPGSSGRHDTIARISRAVYNHLTAAGKKNA
- a CDS encoding S8 family serine peptidase, producing the protein MKRAAPFLLAGLFGLGACSDLNPVDSARDALAPGGIKLNETAADAHDIVPGQIIVRFRPGAARSEIAEQHRAHKKADMLLERTEIMEVPVGQEAEIAAQLSRNPNVEFAETDRIMRIGPCEVSTSCTLPDGQFFGYKWDLHNTGTVLTQASTKADADMDWAETFDYLGGNSFAGSAVIGVLDTGIRATHSQFAGKILGGRRFLNDGVAVTNYNDDHSHGTHVAGIAAGIGTSAVPGVAYGKNIKLLVGKVCNSAGTCPSSATADGIVWMADNGANVINMSLGSFGGNPDGSGSAAQLAALRYAASKNVLPVCATGNDDAKAGNGYTGGVGYPARFDECMAVGATNWGDTKASYSNYGPQIEISAPGGDGNPLNTGNSLILAASNSGDGSFGFKAGTSMATPQVAGLAALLWATGTRDANAIRQRLKETADDIEAPGWDNRTGAGRINAYRAITGQNPNAAPVAKPVNASTGNKGVAMAFDGTASFDPNGKAIKSYAWNFGDAASASNTATTAQASHTYMRAGSYSVSLTVVDAANLSSTTTSTVVIANIAPAISSFSGATLLPGESYAAAGSFADADPDQWSATVNYGDGSGLNPLALNGQSFSLSHTYTAAGTHTVSVTVQDNDGGSGNGTATVTVLTAQQAISATLLSAVAGLDQAASFSAPLRNAQASLDRGNLAAANGQMRAFLNHVDATVRSGQLPASTGAELTAAANRILTSMNR